One stretch of Clostridiales bacterium DNA includes these proteins:
- the scfB gene encoding thioether cross-link-forming SCIFF peptide maturase yields the protein MVHTFGLLDRLFALDTESGSFFEIDKIVKALLDGDDTSPFSSCEIADAKAEIERLKAEGVLYAPEVKAELPQFSPVIKAMCLNVSHNCNLACEYCFADGGTYKDERRNMSFETAKAAIDMLVEMSGSRRNLEVDFFGGEPMLDFDVVKKTVLYARSIEKQHGKNFRFTITTNAYKLSDEDIDFFNEQMYNVVISIDGRRDVHNRVRKTVGGKDSFDVILKNALRFKEKRKGQYYVRGTFTRYNLDFSKDVLFLNDLGFDQLSIEPVVLKADSPMAIRNEDIPAVLAEYDKLAQAYIERRKTDKWFNFFHFMVDIDNAPCAVKRLKGCGAGGEYVAVAPDGTIYPCHQFDGIKEKALGNVFDKKLNDGIRQMFYGCSVPTKPECSKCWAKYYCSGGCMANSYKFNNDINMPYKPACELMKKRVECGLAIKAIEESEGWPRLG from the coding sequence ATGGTTCATACGTTCGGATTACTCGATCGGCTGTTTGCCCTCGATACCGAGAGCGGATCGTTCTTCGAAATAGATAAAATAGTCAAGGCTTTGCTGGACGGCGACGATACGTCGCCGTTTTCGTCGTGCGAAATAGCCGACGCAAAAGCGGAAATCGAACGACTTAAAGCAGAAGGCGTGTTGTATGCGCCCGAAGTGAAAGCCGAGCTCCCGCAGTTTAGCCCGGTAATAAAGGCTATGTGCCTTAACGTTTCGCACAACTGCAATCTCGCTTGCGAGTATTGTTTTGCGGACGGCGGTACGTACAAAGACGAGCGGCGCAATATGTCGTTCGAAACGGCGAAAGCGGCGATAGATATGCTTGTTGAAATGAGCGGAAGTCGGCGCAACCTCGAAGTCGACTTTTTCGGCGGCGAGCCTATGCTCGATTTCGACGTTGTAAAAAAGACCGTTCTATACGCGCGTTCGATCGAAAAACAGCACGGCAAAAATTTCCGTTTTACCATAACTACTAATGCTTACAAGCTCAGCGACGAGGACATAGACTTTTTCAACGAGCAAATGTATAACGTAGTTATCAGTATCGACGGCAGGCGCGACGTGCATAACCGCGTAAGAAAGACGGTCGGTGGCAAAGACAGCTTTGACGTTATCTTAAAAAACGCTTTACGGTTTAAGGAAAAGCGAAAAGGTCAATATTACGTTCGTGGCACGTTTACCAGATACAATCTCGATTTCTCAAAAGACGTTCTGTTTTTGAACGATCTGGGGTTCGACCAGCTTTCTATCGAGCCCGTCGTGCTTAAAGCGGACAGCCCTATGGCGATACGCAACGAGGATATCCCTGCGGTTCTTGCCGAATACGACAAGCTCGCGCAAGCCTATATCGAGCGCAGAAAGACGGATAAGTGGTTTAACTTCTTTCACTTTATGGTCGATATCGACAACGCCCCGTGCGCAGTCAAGCGTCTCAAAGGCTGCGGCGCGGGCGGAGAGTATGTTGCGGTTGCGCCCGACGGCACGATTTATCCCTGCCATCAATTCGATGGAATAAAGGAAAAGGCGCTCGGCAACGTTTTCGACAAAAAGCTTAACGACGGTATTCGCCAAATGTTTTATGGTTGCTCCGTGCCGACCAAGCCCGAGTGCTCTAAGTGCTGGGCCAAGTATTATTGCTCGGGAGGGTGCATGGCGAACTCGTATAAGTTTAACAACGATATAAATATGCCGTACAAGCCGGCTTGCGAGCTTATGAAAAAGCGCGTAGAGTGCGGGCTTGCGATAAAAGCGATAGAGGAAAGCGAGGGGTGGCCACGTTTAGGCTAA
- the scfA gene encoding six-cysteine peptide SCIFF, translated as MAHIKVIRKSTLDNGCDTACGECQTSCQSACKTSCTVGNQSCERKTVKVLNANKNQDK; from the coding sequence ATGGCTCATATCAAAGTTATCAGAAAATCAACGCTTGACAACGGTTGCGACACCGCATGCGGCGAGTGCCAGACCAGCTGCCAATCGGCTTGCAAAACGAGCTGCACCGTAGGTAACCAATCCTGCGAGCGCAAGACGGTAAAGGTCCTTAACGCCAATAAAAACCAAGATAAATAA
- a CDS encoding TIGR04086 family membrane protein → MRKRKAKVAVERDRGYVFEIVKANVIALIIALVAILISALAVKLFSASDKAIPIINQVIKSVSIFIGCLVSLKKPKNGWLRGFISGFIFVWLSFVVFSALDNNFEFGLSLFNDCVLGSISGMISGIIAVNVRKH, encoded by the coding sequence ATGCGTAAAAGGAAAGCGAAGGTTGCTGTCGAACGTGACAGAGGATATGTATTCGAAATTGTAAAGGCAAACGTAATAGCGCTTATCATTGCATTGGTGGCGATACTCATCTCGGCGCTTGCCGTTAAGCTTTTTTCGGCATCGGACAAGGCTATACCGATCATCAACCAAGTAATAAAAAGCGTATCCATATTCATAGGCTGTTTGGTCTCGCTTAAAAAGCCCAAGAACGGCTGGCTTAGAGGTTTTATCTCGGGATTCATTTTCGTATGGCTTTCGTTTGTCGTATTTTCGGCGCTTGACAATAATTTCGAATTCGGACTGTCGCTTTTCAACGACTGCGTGCTCGGCTCGATCTCGGGTATGATAAGCGGCATTATCGCAGTAAACGTAAGAAAACATTAA